A part of Dehalogenimonas sp. W genomic DNA contains:
- the recN gene encoding DNA repair protein RecN, giving the protein MLLHLRVQNFGIIEDFDWLPGAGFNVLTGETGAGKSLVIDAVSALLSGRLDETSVRHGADEIRLEGIFDLSARTDLIEYLIHKGIDCRNDPLIITLNLKRSGRAVIRLNGDSVPRTLIVELGRQLIDIHGQSQHLSLLDRTSHLDFLDAYAGTTGARQEFSQLSLKMNQIQKSIADFAHTAAERSRQTDYLKFQVQEIDRATLCPGEDKELEQEAIVLTSAEKLKALVFETLQALDDEDSQGETSAVSRLSQALSGLEKLSGIDHSISAQAQSLREALYTVTETARDLNSYASGLDFDPARLEIVESRLHLIRELKRKYGGSISDILEFARKTSNELSDLDSSGERIESLRRNADQVQQLLAEKALQLSTQRKLGAAELTKAINQELVDLAMEMVKFEINLGYVEAPDGLPLPDGRQVAYSNNGADKVEFLAATNPGEPAKALERIASTGELSRFTLAVKTALAKADRIPVLIFDEIDIGVGGRSGDIIGRKLATLALTHQVICVTHLPQIAAYAAHHYCVNKTVSNGHTSSRLDELNTVTRIRELALMLSGDSVSASSQAGALELLERAAQFIAEQKGSSI; this is encoded by the coding sequence TTGCTTTTACACCTGCGCGTCCAGAATTTTGGCATAATTGAAGATTTTGACTGGCTGCCCGGAGCCGGCTTTAATGTACTGACGGGAGAAACAGGCGCCGGTAAATCGCTGGTCATTGACGCGGTCAGTGCTTTGTTATCCGGTCGGCTGGATGAAACCTCGGTACGTCATGGTGCCGATGAAATTCGTCTGGAAGGCATCTTTGACCTGTCTGCCCGCACCGATCTCATTGAATATCTGATTCATAAAGGCATTGATTGCCGGAACGACCCCCTGATCATCACCCTCAATTTGAAGCGAAGCGGCCGTGCCGTCATCCGGCTTAACGGCGATAGTGTCCCCCGCACTCTGATAGTTGAACTGGGCCGACAACTGATAGATATTCACGGTCAAAGCCAGCACCTGTCTTTGCTGGATCGCACCAGCCACTTGGATTTTCTGGATGCCTATGCCGGAACTACCGGCGCAAGGCAGGAATTCAGCCAGCTCAGTCTGAAGATGAATCAAATACAAAAATCTATTGCAGATTTTGCCCACACTGCGGCCGAACGCTCCCGCCAGACGGATTATTTGAAATTTCAAGTTCAGGAAATTGACAGGGCAACGCTTTGCCCTGGTGAAGACAAAGAATTGGAACAGGAAGCCATCGTTCTCACATCAGCCGAAAAATTAAAGGCGCTGGTTTTTGAGACATTACAGGCGCTGGATGACGAAGACTCGCAGGGGGAAACTTCTGCCGTTTCCCGCCTGTCCCAGGCGCTGTCCGGCTTGGAAAAACTCAGTGGGATTGATCATTCCATATCGGCTCAAGCTCAATCCCTGCGTGAAGCTCTATATACCGTTACTGAAACTGCCAGAGACTTGAACTCCTATGCCTCTGGATTGGATTTTGACCCCGCACGCCTTGAAATAGTGGAAAGCCGTTTGCATCTCATTCGTGAACTCAAGCGAAAATACGGCGGCAGCATATCGGATATTCTGGAATTTGCCCGAAAAACCAGCAATGAACTTAGTGACCTGGACAGTTCCGGAGAAAGGATAGAGTCGTTACGTCGGAATGCCGACCAGGTGCAACAACTACTAGCCGAAAAAGCACTGCAGCTATCCACCCAACGCAAGCTGGGTGCTGCCGAGCTAACCAAAGCCATAAACCAGGAATTGGTTGATCTGGCAATGGAAATGGTCAAATTTGAAATCAACCTCGGATATGTTGAGGCACCGGACGGATTACCCTTGCCGGATGGCCGTCAGGTGGCATACTCCAATAACGGAGCGGACAAGGTGGAATTCCTGGCGGCCACAAACCCGGGAGAGCCTGCAAAAGCACTGGAACGTATTGCATCCACCGGTGAACTATCCAGATTCACCCTGGCAGTAAAAACTGCCCTGGCAAAGGCAGACCGGATTCCGGTCCTCATCTTTGATGAAATTGATATCGGCGTCGGCGGCAGATCAGGCGACATTATCGGGCGCAAGCTGGCCACGCTGGCTCTGACGCATCAGGTAATCTGCGTTACCCATCTGCCGCAGATAGCCGCATACGCTGCACACCATTATTGCGTCAATAAGACCGTTTCCAACGGCCACACTTCCAGCCGACTGGATGAACTGAATACTGTAACCCGCATACGGGAATTGGCTCTGATGCTCTCAGGTGATTCGGTTTCGGCGTCTTCACAAGCGGGGGCGTTGGAACTTCTTGAACGGGCTGCCCAATTCATCGCCGAGCAGAAGGGCTCCTCAATTTGA
- a CDS encoding endonuclease/exonuclease/phosphatase family protein, with product MMKPMLRGDLLSKLDIGLPEIFPAVGLPALALVFGLQSIRSLVAGLTWTLGDTYSLGAPILGAVALLIFGASFLAGPLRRRLSYRHLILFSLGSLILFRLFLQFWHGLPLLTVVWAGLAVIALVIFLPIYLDEVRREGNAAMPLFAGGFLGGIVLDTLLYGGAGTYDLVWQQTPLPIIVTVINAGLLVGLVFKYLENHNDSASFNFKGKAGAWLAIGPFIFLQLIILQNIPALTTLTGWGTNGAFLWIIVSQAFGIMAAYYFHSLQEDTIYFITLFSAGILLTFSLFPYLSGWPGAILLFLGQIAASQLFFAIVTGMASGSRRSGALSLPISNGIGMTLLMVFILGYYASYQIALPYNNSILLALAAVLVAGGAMTSLRHMGPRLRIGHRQWSQSLIAVIAAVILPVALLFTTPAVSAGTDTGFPLRIATYNLHNGFSAEGTLNLEALALDIEESGADVVALQEISRGWLVSGRVDMLEWLSQRLNMPYYFGPSSGPFWGNAILSRYPIASAVNIPLPSEGLPLERSFIAAILEINGRNFQVIAVHLHHVADDSDIRVEQVSALLSFYGNTARTVIMGDFNAEPNDPEIKLMRAAGLRDVLLSIEPPPAYTFRSDDPFQRIDYIWVSPDLTWSEVSLTTGTASDHHGVIATVNDPSP from the coding sequence ATGATGAAGCCTATGCTCCGTGGCGATTTGTTGTCCAAACTGGATATCGGCTTGCCGGAAATATTTCCTGCAGTCGGACTGCCGGCACTCGCGCTGGTGTTCGGGCTACAAAGCATCCGGTCATTGGTTGCAGGCCTAACCTGGACATTGGGCGACACCTACTCCCTGGGCGCCCCCATATTAGGCGCTGTAGCTTTGCTGATTTTCGGTGCCTCCTTTCTCGCCGGACCACTGCGCCGCCGTCTGTCATACCGCCACCTTATCTTATTCAGCCTCGGATCTCTGATTTTATTCCGTTTGTTTCTCCAGTTCTGGCACGGACTACCGCTGCTGACGGTGGTTTGGGCAGGACTTGCAGTTATCGCCTTAGTTATCTTCCTCCCGATTTATCTGGATGAGGTCCGGCGTGAGGGCAACGCCGCCATGCCGTTATTCGCCGGCGGGTTCTTGGGGGGTATTGTCCTGGATACGCTGCTCTATGGCGGAGCCGGCACCTATGACCTGGTCTGGCAACAAACACCATTACCGATAATCGTCACGGTCATCAACGCCGGGTTACTGGTTGGGCTCGTTTTTAAATATTTAGAAAATCACAATGATTCGGCATCATTCAATTTCAAGGGCAAAGCCGGTGCCTGGCTGGCCATCGGACCCTTCATCTTCCTGCAACTCATTATCCTGCAGAATATCCCTGCCCTGACCACACTTACCGGATGGGGTACCAACGGGGCTTTTCTCTGGATAATCGTTTCGCAAGCCTTCGGCATCATGGCCGCCTACTACTTTCACAGCCTTCAGGAAGATACCATCTATTTCATCACTTTGTTTTCTGCCGGAATCCTGTTAACGTTTTCTCTGTTCCCTTACCTCTCAGGGTGGCCGGGAGCAATTTTATTATTCCTGGGCCAGATAGCCGCCAGTCAACTGTTTTTTGCCATTGTTACTGGAATGGCATCAGGCTCCCGGCGTAGCGGCGCGCTCAGCCTGCCGATCTCCAACGGCATCGGTATGACGCTGTTGATGGTTTTTATCCTGGGCTATTACGCCTCTTATCAGATAGCTCTGCCTTATAATAATTCCATTCTGCTGGCTCTAGCGGCGGTTCTGGTCGCTGGCGGCGCTATGACCTCCCTCCGCCATATGGGCCCCCGATTGCGCATCGGCCATCGCCAGTGGTCCCAAAGCTTAATCGCCGTAATCGCCGCTGTCATTCTACCTGTGGCCCTTTTATTTACCACACCGGCGGTTTCTGCCGGCACTGACACCGGCTTCCCCCTGCGAATTGCGACTTACAACCTGCACAACGGTTTTAGTGCCGAAGGTACTCTAAACCTTGAGGCGCTGGCACTTGATATAGAAGAAAGCGGCGCCGATGTCGTCGCCTTACAGGAGATTTCACGCGGCTGGCTGGTCAGTGGCCGGGTTGATATGCTGGAATGGCTGTCCCAAAGGTTAAATATGCCTTACTATTTCGGTCCGTCTTCCGGCCCATTCTGGGGCAATGCCATACTTTCACGTTACCCCATTGCCTCAGCGGTTAATATCCCCCTACCATCTGAAGGTTTGCCGCTTGAACGTTCGTTTATCGCTGCTATTCTGGAAATAAACGGCCGCAATTTCCAGGTAATTGCCGTACATCTGCATCATGTAGCTGATGATTCAGACATCCGGGTTGAACAAGTATCGGCACTGTTGAGTTTCTACGGCAATACCGCCCGCACTGTAATCATGGGTGATTTTAACGCCGAACCCAATGATCCGGAAATCAAATTGATGCGGGCCGCCGGATTACGGGATGTACTGCTGTCCATTGAACCTCCGCCGGCATATACCTTCCGTTCCGATGACCCGTTCCAACGCATTGATTATATTTGGGTGTCACCCGATCTCACCTGGTCTGAAGTCAGTCTGACCACCGGGACAGCTTCTGACCACCACGGCGTAATCGCCACAGTCAATGATCCATCCCCCTGA
- a CDS encoding ABC transporter permease subunit: MAEVTVFHNAAELEPVTAKGWRMGFANVFKREMERVWNIKTFLIHSLVWMVLINMILALVIELESNSGLVTTSFITYVLLSGVLVPMGAAVITAGALIGEKITGTAAWILSKPVSRSGFVIAKFIALSSSILVTAVVLQGVIAYAQLSLAQQMFIPVSAFLGAFFTIVLAVIFYISLSLMLGTMFNSRVPVMGIPLALILIQIFLLSALENIAEWLPYVLPGSLLSIGTGFVTSEGGEYWPLTVFITLALSAFFIYMALHRINREEL, from the coding sequence GTGGCTGAAGTTACCGTTTTTCATAATGCCGCCGAACTGGAGCCGGTCACTGCCAAAGGTTGGCGAATGGGGTTCGCCAATGTCTTCAAACGTGAAATGGAACGGGTTTGGAACATCAAGACCTTCCTGATCCACAGTCTGGTCTGGATGGTGCTAATCAATATGATTCTGGCACTGGTCATTGAGCTTGAATCCAACAGCGGCTTGGTGACCACCAGCTTCATCACATATGTCCTGCTTTCCGGGGTCCTGGTGCCGATGGGTGCTGCGGTAATTACCGCTGGCGCCCTCATTGGAGAAAAGATTACCGGCACCGCGGCCTGGATTCTGTCCAAACCAGTATCGCGTTCCGGTTTTGTTATTGCCAAATTCATCGCCCTAAGCTCCAGCATTTTGGTGACGGCGGTGGTACTTCAAGGTGTCATTGCCTATGCACAATTATCACTAGCCCAGCAAATGTTTATCCCCGTCAGCGCCTTTCTCGGAGCCTTTTTCACCATCGTATTGGCGGTGATTTTTTATATCTCCCTGTCGCTTATGCTCGGCACCATGTTTAACAGCCGGGTGCCGGTAATGGGCATTCCCCTGGCCCTGATCCTGATTCAGATATTCCTGCTGAGTGCGCTGGAGAATATTGCCGAATGGTTGCCTTATGTCCTGCCCGGCAGCCTACTGTCAATCGGTACCGGATTCGTCACCTCCGAGGGCGGAGAATATTGGCCGTTGACTGTATTCATTACTCTGGCGCTGTCGGCATTTTTTATCTATATGGCCCTGCACCGCATTAACCGGGAGGAATTATAA
- a CDS encoding ribonuclease H-like domain-containing protein — protein MSESFGDAYLDIETTGLSPESCPITVIGIHICRPEQAEEFIQLVGDDITSESLLNALAGVGTIYTYNGARFDLPYIKRRLGVDLLAEGFNHCDLMNHCHRHGLYGGLKKVEPLLGIKRILPEVNGYEAVRLWWRFINDLDQTALTTLLEYNKEDTQNLKIIRHRLIIGTIPDTDMV, from the coding sequence ATGAGTGAATCATTTGGCGATGCTTACCTTGATATTGAAACAACCGGATTGAGTCCGGAATCCTGCCCCATTACCGTTATCGGTATTCACATCTGCCGCCCCGAACAGGCTGAGGAGTTTATCCAATTGGTCGGCGACGATATTACCTCTGAATCCCTGCTGAATGCACTGGCCGGAGTGGGAACCATATACACCTATAACGGTGCCCGTTTTGACCTGCCCTACATCAAACGCCGACTCGGTGTTGACCTGCTGGCAGAAGGTTTTAACCACTGCGACCTGATGAACCATTGCCACCGCCATGGGCTTTACGGCGGCCTGAAAAAAGTGGAGCCATTACTCGGTATCAAACGTATCCTGCCCGAAGTCAACGGATATGAAGCTGTTCGCCTGTGGTGGCGCTTTATTAACGATTTGGACCAAACCGCGCTGACCACCCTGCTCGAATATAATAAGGAAGACACTCAGAACCTGAAAATTATCCGGCATCGGCTGATTATTGGTACCATACCGGACACGGACATGGTATGA
- a CDS encoding DMT family transporter, with the protein MNLFPGVDKKALLAISVTLIFWASSFAGNRAGLESYSPGAMILLRFLTASAVLGTYAWFTRGIRWPRKSDLGWIIFGGAIGITAYHTLLANGQLTVTAGSASFIIGAVPIFTGLLAAITLHEKLTVRQWIGIAVSFSGIVLIAFGEGGHLEFETGALLILLAALSTSIFFVIQKRLLKYYKPLEVTCYSFWAGTALMLVFLPDLVRDLPSAAAGPTTAVIYLGIFPAALAYLTWNYVFTRTTASVATSFMYLNPIVATLIAFVWLGEIPSAIAALGGLLALTGVIITARSVR; encoded by the coding sequence TTGAACTTATTCCCTGGCGTGGACAAAAAAGCCTTACTCGCTATCAGCGTCACCTTGATTTTCTGGGCATCGTCGTTTGCCGGCAACCGTGCCGGTCTGGAAAGTTACAGTCCGGGAGCCATGATCCTGTTGCGCTTTCTAACGGCTTCCGCCGTCCTGGGCACCTATGCTTGGTTTACCCGTGGAATCCGATGGCCGCGGAAGTCTGACCTGGGATGGATAATTTTCGGTGGAGCTATCGGCATCACTGCTTACCATACCCTACTGGCAAACGGCCAATTAACCGTAACCGCCGGCTCGGCCAGCTTTATCATCGGTGCGGTACCTATTTTCACCGGCCTACTGGCGGCAATAACGCTGCATGAAAAACTAACCGTCAGGCAATGGATAGGTATTGCCGTCAGCTTTAGTGGTATCGTGTTGATTGCCTTTGGTGAAGGTGGCCACCTTGAATTTGAAACCGGGGCTCTGCTTATCCTGCTTGCAGCCTTGAGTACTTCAATATTTTTTGTAATTCAGAAACGCCTGTTGAAATATTACAAGCCGCTTGAAGTAACCTGTTATTCATTCTGGGCTGGGACTGCCTTAATGTTGGTTTTTCTCCCGGACCTGGTGCGGGATCTGCCGTCCGCTGCTGCCGGGCCAACCACTGCAGTCATTTATCTCGGTATTTTCCCCGCGGCGCTGGCGTACCTGACCTGGAATTATGTCTTTACCCGCACCACCGCTTCGGTGGCCACCAGTTTCATGTACCTTAACCCGATTGTGGCCACCCTGATAGCCTTCGTCTGGCTGGGGGAAATTCCTTCGGCGATAGCCGCCTTGGGCGGCCTGTTAGCGCTAACCGGTGTTATCATCACCGCCAGAAGCGTGCGCTAA
- a CDS encoding DUF5343 domain-containing protein codes for MNLPVTKSLPPYVSYRTFWNFLDGLKAAIPARIDRSFWGDKFSGSTGGQLISALKYLKMIDAAGIPTLRLRQIVFAKGQQRSDLLQQLAHEAYPFFLQALDPATATYSQLEEKLRENFPITADVNRKCIKFFIGMADEAGITLSSFITRKSRTSRATTAKKVRKTTHHPPQDADTNSQPQSLSPVSAQDGSTPDANQLLLAKFPTFDPNWTDEVKLRWFETFDKLQRIMADNRK; via the coding sequence ATGAATTTACCAGTTACCAAATCACTACCGCCTTATGTGTCCTACCGCACGTTCTGGAATTTTTTGGACGGGCTGAAGGCTGCCATACCTGCGCGTATAGACCGCAGTTTCTGGGGGGATAAATTCTCCGGCAGCACCGGCGGGCAGTTAATCTCGGCGCTGAAATATCTCAAAATGATTGACGCCGCCGGCATACCAACTCTCCGCTTACGGCAGATAGTGTTCGCCAAAGGGCAACAGCGCTCCGATTTGCTGCAGCAACTGGCTCATGAAGCCTATCCGTTCTTTCTGCAGGCGCTTGATCCAGCCACTGCTACCTATTCCCAGCTGGAGGAAAAACTACGGGAGAATTTCCCGATTACCGCCGACGTTAACCGCAAGTGCATCAAATTCTTTATCGGCATGGCAGATGAAGCCGGCATTACCCTGTCGTCATTCATCACCCGAAAATCCCGTACTTCCCGAGCGACTACCGCAAAAAAGGTCCGTAAAACTACACACCACCCCCCCCAGGACGCCGACACTAATTCACAGCCACAATCCTTATCCCCTGTCTCTGCTCAGGACGGTTCGACGCCTGATGCCAATCAACTATTACTGGCAAAATTTCCAACCTTTGACCCCAACTGGACAGATGAAGTCAAACTCCGCTGGTTTGAAACCTTTGATAAACTTCAGCGTATCATGGCCGACAACCGCAAATAA
- a CDS encoding MFS transporter gives MANIVQSAKNGAQSLKKVIFASSAGTMIEWYDFYIFGSLGTIVAPKFYASDTELGSIIAWLATFAVGFIVRPFGAIFFGRIGDVVGRKFTFMLTMAIMGLATFTVGILPTKEVLGDFAGIILITLRILQGLALGGEYGGAATYIAEHTPHGRRGFFTSFIQTTATLGMLMSLGVILATRLIVGDDAMNEYGWRIPFIISIFLVGISLWIRLSLRESPMFQKLKDTKTVSKNPLKESFANPYNLKWVALALFGATMGQGVVWYTGQFYALYYLQNIFKVTLLDSNMIMAGAIIVATPLFVFWGWLSDRIGRKKIMMAGMLLAVLTYYPIYGAMAAFAPVDTGQPFLFDYVSYQPVILSFLIFLQILYVTMVYGPIAAFLVELFPTKIRYTSMSLPYHIGNGVFGGLVPIIGLQMIQATGNNYAGLWWPMLIAGVCFVVGSTLLKETNRVDIDDDTASFGAQDKAKAEA, from the coding sequence ATGGCGAATATAGTTCAATCCGCCAAAAACGGAGCGCAAAGCCTGAAAAAGGTTATTTTTGCGTCATCCGCCGGTACCATGATTGAATGGTACGATTTTTATATCTTCGGCTCCCTGGGCACCATTGTTGCGCCCAAGTTCTACGCGTCCGATACTGAACTCGGCAGTATTATTGCCTGGCTGGCGACATTTGCGGTCGGCTTCATTGTGCGTCCGTTCGGTGCAATATTCTTCGGACGTATCGGTGACGTTGTTGGCCGAAAATTCACCTTTATGCTCACCATGGCAATCATGGGGCTGGCCACTTTTACCGTTGGTATCCTGCCTACCAAAGAAGTGCTGGGTGACTTTGCCGGCATTATCCTGATTACCCTGCGTATCCTGCAAGGTCTGGCGCTCGGTGGTGAATACGGGGGTGCCGCGACTTATATCGCGGAGCATACCCCTCACGGCCGCCGCGGCTTCTTTACCAGTTTTATTCAGACCACCGCAACGCTCGGTATGCTGATGTCCCTGGGTGTTATTTTGGCCACCCGTTTAATTGTTGGCGACGACGCCATGAATGAATACGGCTGGCGTATACCGTTTATCATCTCCATATTCCTGGTGGGTATTTCTCTGTGGATACGTTTATCCTTGCGTGAATCACCCATGTTCCAGAAACTTAAAGATACCAAAACTGTATCCAAGAATCCCCTGAAGGAAAGTTTTGCCAATCCATATAACCTGAAATGGGTGGCGCTGGCGTTGTTTGGCGCGACCATGGGTCAGGGTGTGGTTTGGTATACCGGTCAGTTCTATGCGTTATACTACCTGCAGAACATCTTTAAAGTGACCCTTCTTGACTCCAACATGATTATGGCCGGGGCTATCATTGTGGCTACCCCGCTTTTCGTCTTTTGGGGCTGGCTGTCAGACCGGATAGGGCGCAAAAAGATAATGATGGCCGGTATGCTGCTGGCGGTACTGACCTACTATCCGATCTATGGTGCCATGGCGGCTTTTGCTCCGGTGGATACCGGTCAACCATTCCTGTTTGACTATGTCAGTTATCAACCGGTAATTCTGAGCTTCTTGATTTTTCTCCAGATCTTGTATGTCACCATGGTGTACGGTCCCATTGCCGCCTTCCTGGTGGAGCTGTTCCCGACCAAGATCCGCTATACATCAATGTCTTTACCGTATCATATCGGTAACGGCGTCTTCGGCGGATTGGTACCCATCATCGGTTTGCAGATGATCCAGGCGACCGGCAATAATTACGCCGGTTTGTGGTGGCCGATGCTTATCGCAGGTGTCTGCTTTGTGGTTGGTTCAACGCTGTTAAAGGAAACCAACCGCGTTGATATTGACGACGATACAGCCTCCTTCGGTGCCCAGGACAAAGCTAAAGCCGAAGCCTAG
- a CDS encoding ABC transporter ATP-binding protein — translation MSDAVVVRTTDLTKVFDETVTAVDSLNITVRENAIIGFLGPNGAGKTTTIKLLLGLQHPTSGSASVFGMDIGPDSLDIRKRVGYLAQDPRFYDYMSARQTLRYVCRFFYEGPRDMIEERINETLDIVSLTEVADRPIKGFSVGERQRLGIAQAYIHAPDLLILDEPAASLDPMGRRDVLELLMQLRKKTTILYSTHILSDVQRVSDEVIIINKGKLVTQSNIDRLLADKDSSYSLVTRGDSDVLHDIFSAQAWIGRVLHNVENGQYHWDISVKDIEIAEGHLLKLALTANGVFVVDFGRRKHHLEEVFMNLVEGEKSG, via the coding sequence ATGTCTGATGCCGTCGTGGTCCGCACAACTGACCTTACCAAGGTGTTTGACGAAACCGTTACCGCGGTTGACTCCCTGAACATCACAGTCCGGGAGAATGCCATCATCGGCTTTCTGGGGCCTAACGGCGCTGGTAAAACTACCACGATCAAATTGTTGCTGGGTCTCCAGCACCCCACCAGCGGTTCGGCCTCAGTTTTCGGTATGGATATCGGCCCAGATAGTCTGGATATCCGCAAGCGGGTCGGCTATCTGGCTCAAGACCCCCGGTTTTATGATTACATGTCCGCCCGGCAGACACTGCGTTATGTCTGCCGTTTTTTTTATGAAGGCCCCAGAGACATGATTGAAGAACGGATCAACGAAACCTTGGATATTGTCAGTTTAACGGAGGTTGCTGACCGACCCATCAAAGGTTTTTCAGTCGGTGAACGCCAGCGGCTGGGTATCGCCCAAGCTTATATCCACGCTCCGGACCTGCTTATCCTTGATGAACCGGCGGCTTCCCTGGATCCCATGGGACGACGTGACGTGTTGGAACTACTTATGCAGCTCCGGAAGAAAACCACCATCCTTTACTCCACTCATATTTTAAGTGATGTCCAGCGGGTCAGCGACGAAGTCATAATCATTAACAAGGGCAAGCTGGTAACGCAGTCTAACATTGACCGTTTGCTGGCCGATAAGGATTCTTCTTATTCTCTGGTAACTCGTGGTGACTCTGACGTTCTCCATGATATTTTCAGTGCCCAGGCCTGGATCGGCCGGGTGCTGCACAATGTTGAGAACGGTCAGTACCACTGGGATATTTCTGTTAAAGACATTGAAATCGCCGAAGGCCACCTGCTCAAGTTAGCCCTGACCGCGAATGGTGTTTTTGTTGTTGATTTCGGTCGCCGCAAACACCATCTGGAGGAAGTTTTCATGAACTTGGTTGAAGGAGAAAAGAGTGGCTGA
- a CDS encoding universal stress protein: protein MYKKILVPLDGSKTAEVVLAHAKALAYSEGAEIALLNVAANPAQEFAFEDPAIAGYSVAEQEQKAATYMSKVCDEIKAAGFKVSCHLREGSPANTILKVSEELGVDAIAMATHGRNWPATWLIGSVAERVVRHSKVPVLMIRANES from the coding sequence ATGTACAAAAAGATTTTGGTGCCCCTGGACGGGTCCAAAACTGCAGAGGTTGTTTTGGCACACGCCAAAGCACTGGCATATTCGGAAGGCGCGGAAATAGCTTTACTGAATGTGGCAGCCAATCCGGCTCAGGAGTTTGCTTTTGAGGACCCGGCTATCGCAGGTTATTCTGTTGCCGAACAGGAGCAAAAGGCGGCCACATACATGAGTAAGGTTTGTGATGAAATTAAAGCGGCAGGTTTTAAAGTCTCGTGTCATCTCCGTGAAGGTTCACCGGCTAACACCATTCTTAAAGTGTCCGAAGAACTGGGAGTGGATGCCATTGCTATGGCTACTCACGGCCGAAACTGGCCGGCTACCTGGCTTATCGGCAGCGTAGCCGAAAGGGTTGTACGTCATTCCAAGGTGCCGGTTTTGATGATACGCGCCAACGAAAGTTAA
- a CDS encoding DOMON domain-containing protein, which yields MGGEVLVLGIIAMGTWLIPFFGLPVPIIGLVWGIMILRRRPAKKGMTISGVILSSIGLFLAVSYTIITVIGGQPDIINLNPGGDSNLPPPGPVDWEADGDISAGEYENYLSLGSGLQIYWKNDGQFIYAGVQATTEGWVSVGFIDALRSGPKDLIIGYTDDTGVGHIYDRWAATQPGGSFQDDEQLGGQKSLLEWAVAYVPPVEEEEEVAFTVMEFRRRLNTGDAYDLQLLTGPNLFTWAYGYSDDINTGAAESGYGVLEIK from the coding sequence ATGGGTGGTGAAGTCTTGGTTCTCGGTATTATCGCGATGGGTACATGGCTGATTCCGTTCTTCGGATTGCCGGTTCCTATCATCGGTCTGGTCTGGGGTATTATGATTCTGCGCCGACGACCAGCCAAAAAAGGTATGACCATCAGCGGAGTGATTCTCAGCTCCATCGGCCTGTTTCTAGCTGTCAGCTATACCATCATTACCGTTATCGGCGGGCAACCTGATATTATCAATCTCAATCCCGGCGGTGACTCAAATCTACCACCTCCAGGCCCGGTAGATTGGGAAGCTGACGGCGATATTTCCGCGGGTGAATATGAAAACTACCTGAGTCTGGGATCAGGATTGCAGATATACTGGAAAAATGACGGCCAATTCATTTATGCCGGAGTCCAGGCCACCACCGAAGGCTGGGTCAGTGTCGGCTTTATTGACGCTCTGCGGAGCGGGCCCAAAGATCTAATTATCGGATATACCGACGATACCGGTGTCGGACATATTTATGATCGCTGGGCGGCGACACAACCCGGCGGTAGTTTTCAGGATGATGAACAGCTTGGCGGCCAGAAGAGTCTTTTAGAATGGGCGGTAGCTTACGTTCCGCCGGTGGAAGAAGAAGAAGAAGTGGCTTTCACGGTTATGGAATTCCGACGCCGGTTGAATACCGGTGATGCATATGATCTGCAATTACTCACCGGTCCTAATTTGTTTACCTGGGCTTACGGTTATTCTGATGACATAAACACAGGTGCGGCGGAAAGCGGTTACGGGGTTCTGGAGATAAAATAA